One Calonectris borealis chromosome 16, bCalBor7.hap1.2, whole genome shotgun sequence DNA window includes the following coding sequences:
- the LOC142089024 gene encoding glucagon receptor-like, translated as MRDVLGSGYQRSLVHLAWMCLFSSVPHGAAKVLEKTFEEWMRYRDECLRRMASEPYPAGLFCNRTFDMYACWPDGSPGTAVNVSCPFYLPWFEKVKHGLVSRRCGADGQWVTVNDSQPWRDYSQCEEEMESTVEEEGARRLMVSFKVLYTVGYSLSLLTLISALLVLTVFRKLRCTRNYIHANLFASFGLRATSVMVKDALLEKRWGMEVVQVADWEALLSHEAALGCRAAQVLMQYCILANHYWFLVEAVYLYKLLIGAVFSEKNYYRLYLYLGWGTPVVFVVPWMAAKYLKENVECWALNENMAYWWIIRIPILLASLINLLIFMRILKVILAKLRANQKGYADYKLRLAKATLTLIPLFGIHEVVFIFATDEQTTGILRYVKVFFTLFLNSFQGFLVAVLYCFANKEVKSEMKKKWQLWKLDHPALCCAQ; from the exons ATGAGGGACGTGCTCGGGTCTGGGTACCAGCGGAGCCTTGTCCATCTTGCCTGGATGTGCCTGTTCTCCTCCGTGCCG CACGGCGCGGCCAAGGTGCTGGAGAAGACCTTCGAGGAGTGGATGCGGTACCGTGACGAGTGCTTGAGGAGGATGGCGAGCGAGCCCTACCCGGCAG GGCTCTTCTGCAACCGGACATTCGACATGTACGCCTGCTGGCCCGACgggagccccggcaccgccgTCAACGTCTCCTGCCCCTTCTATCTGCCCTGGTTTGAGAAAG TGAAACACGGGCTGGTGAGCCGCAGGTGCGGCGCCGACGGGCAGTGGGTGACGGTGAACGACAGCCAGCCCTGGCGGGACTACTCGCAGTGCGAGGAGGAGATGGAGTCCACCGTCGAGGAG GAGGGTGCCCGCCGGCTGATGGTGAGCTTCAAGGTGCTCTACACCGTGGGGTACTCGCTGTCACTCCTGACCCTCATCTCCGCCCTGCTCGTCCTCACTGTCTTCAG GAAGCTCCGCTGCACCAGGAATTACATCCACGCCAACCTCTTCGCCTCCTTCGGGCTGCGGGCGACCTCGGTGATGGTGAAGGACGCGCTGCTGGAGAAGCGCTGGGGCATGGAGGTGGTGCAGGTGGCCGACTGGGAGGCTCTGCTGAGCCACGAG GCGGCGCTGGGCTGCCGGGCGGCGCAGGTGCTGATGCAGTACTGCATCCTGGCCAACCACTACTGGTTCCTGGTGGAAGCCGTCTACCTCTACAAGCTGCTGATCGGGGCCGTCTTCTCCGAGAAGAATTACTACAGGCTCTACCTCTACCTGGGCTGGG GGACCCCCGTGGTGTTCGTGGTGCCCTGGATGGCCGCCAAGTACCTGAAGGAGAatgtgga GTGCTGGGCGCTGAATGAGAACATGGCTTACTGGTGGATCATCCGCATCCCCATCCTGCTCGCCTCCCTG atcaaCCTGCTGATCTTCATGCGGATCCTGAAGGTGATCCTGGCCAAGCTCCGTGCCAACCAGAAGGGCTACGCAGACTACAAGCTGCG TCTGGCCAAAGCCACGCTCACCCTCATCCCCCTCTTCGGGATCCACGAGGTCGTCTTCATCTTCGCCACCGATGAGCAAACCACGGGCATCCTGCGCTACGTCAAGGtgttcttcaccctcttcctcAACTCCTTCCAG GGCTTCTTGGTGGCCGTGCTGTACTGCTTCGCCAACAAGGAG GTGAAGTCGGAGATGAAGAAGAAGTGGCAGCTCTGGAAGCTCGACCACCCGGCGCTCTGCTGCGCCCAGTGA